The following are encoded in a window of Risungbinella massiliensis genomic DNA:
- a CDS encoding ATP-dependent Clp protease ATP-binding subunit: MMFGRFTERAQKVLALAQEEAVRLGHSNIGTEHILLGLVREGEGIAAKALIALGLGLEKIQNEVETLIGLGGTQPTNIAYTPRAKKVIELSMDEARKLGHTYVGTEHILLGLIREGEGVAARVLNNLGVSLNKARQQVLQLLGSSESVSNQTGSHANANTPTLDSLARDLTQQAKDGNVDPVIGRSKEIERVIQVLSRRTKNNPVLIGEPGVGKTAVAEGLAQRIVEGEIPETLRAKRVMTLDMGTVVAGTKYRGEFEDRLKKIMDEIRQAGNIILFIDELHTLIGAGGAEGAIDASNILKPALARGELQCIGATTLDEYRKYIEKDAALERRFQPITVNEPSAEEAILILQGLRDRYEAHHRVKITDEAIEQAVKLSDRYITDRYLPDKAIDLIDEAASKVRLSSYTVPSDVKDLEQKLEEVKKEKDAAVQSQEFEKAASLRDREQKLREELEITRNQWKQDQGKSDYEVTTEDIADVVSNWTGVPVVKLAEEESARLLNMENILHNRVIGQDEAVVSVARAIRRARAGLKDPKRPIGSFIFLGPTGVGKTELARALAESMFGDEDAMIRIDMSEYMEKHTTSRLVGSPPGYVGYDEGGQLTEKVRRKPYSVVLFDEIEKAHPEVFNVLLQVLEDGRLTDGKGRTVDFRNTIIIMTSNVGASTIKRGARLGFTVGDTSKDEYEQMKENVMGELKKAFRPEFLNRIDDVIVFHSLKEEHLQEIVTLMSDELRKRLSEQGIELHLTDEAKKHLAKAGFDPQFGARPLRRAIQKNVEDRLSEELLRGNIAHGDAVVIDKKNDELVVEKVTERTTT; encoded by the coding sequence ATGATGTTTGGTCGTTTTACCGAGCGTGCGCAAAAAGTACTCGCATTGGCGCAAGAAGAGGCAGTTCGGTTGGGTCATAGCAACATTGGGACAGAACACATCTTGCTTGGACTTGTACGTGAGGGAGAAGGAATAGCTGCAAAGGCATTGATTGCTTTGGGGCTAGGACTAGAAAAAATTCAAAATGAAGTGGAGACATTAATTGGACTGGGTGGCACGCAACCAACCAATATTGCTTACACTCCACGTGCAAAAAAAGTGATTGAACTCTCCATGGACGAAGCAAGAAAGCTAGGTCATACCTATGTAGGAACAGAACACATCTTGCTTGGGCTGATTCGCGAAGGCGAAGGTGTAGCAGCGAGAGTTTTAAATAACTTAGGAGTAAGCTTAAACAAAGCGCGCCAACAAGTGTTACAACTTCTTGGTAGCAGTGAGTCAGTCTCCAATCAAACAGGCTCTCACGCGAACGCAAATACCCCTACGTTGGATAGTTTAGCACGCGACCTAACCCAACAAGCCAAAGATGGAAATGTAGATCCTGTCATTGGACGTAGCAAAGAGATTGAACGGGTGATTCAAGTTCTCTCCCGTCGTACCAAGAATAACCCAGTTCTCATTGGGGAACCAGGTGTTGGGAAGACGGCTGTGGCGGAGGGCCTAGCACAACGTATTGTGGAAGGGGAGATCCCAGAGACACTACGTGCGAAGCGGGTTATGACGCTGGATATGGGGACAGTAGTTGCTGGAACTAAATATCGTGGAGAATTCGAAGATCGTCTGAAAAAAATTATGGATGAGATTCGTCAAGCAGGGAATATTATTCTCTTTATTGATGAACTTCATACTTTGATTGGTGCTGGGGGAGCTGAAGGGGCGATTGATGCTTCTAATATCCTGAAACCTGCACTTGCAAGGGGAGAGCTTCAATGCATCGGGGCTACTACCTTAGACGAGTACCGCAAGTATATTGAAAAAGATGCTGCGCTTGAGCGTCGTTTCCAACCGATTACTGTGAACGAGCCGAGTGCAGAGGAAGCGATTTTGATTCTGCAAGGTTTACGAGATCGTTATGAAGCGCATCACCGTGTGAAAATTACCGATGAGGCAATTGAGCAGGCGGTGAAACTATCAGATCGTTATATCACGGATCGATATCTTCCTGATAAAGCGATTGATCTCATTGATGAAGCAGCTTCCAAAGTTCGTCTTTCTTCCTACACTGTTCCATCTGATGTAAAAGATTTGGAACAAAAGTTGGAAGAGGTTAAGAAAGAAAAGGATGCTGCGGTACAAAGCCAAGAATTCGAAAAAGCTGCTTCCTTACGTGATCGAGAACAAAAGTTGCGAGAAGAGCTAGAGATTACACGCAACCAATGGAAACAAGATCAAGGAAAAAGCGACTACGAAGTAACGACGGAAGATATTGCGGATGTGGTTTCCAACTGGACTGGTGTTCCTGTTGTAAAACTAGCAGAGGAAGAATCTGCCCGACTCTTGAATATGGAGAATATCTTGCATAATCGAGTGATTGGACAGGATGAAGCCGTTGTATCTGTTGCACGTGCAATTCGTCGTGCACGTGCAGGTCTCAAAGATCCGAAGCGCCCAATTGGTTCCTTTATCTTCCTAGGGCCTACGGGTGTCGGAAAAACAGAGCTCGCACGCGCCTTGGCGGAATCGATGTTTGGTGATGAAGATGCGATGATCCGTATCGACATGTCCGAATACATGGAGAAACATACGACCAGTCGTCTGGTTGGATCTCCGCCAGGATATGTAGGCTATGATGAAGGTGGTCAACTGACCGAAAAGGTTCGTCGCAAACCTTACTCTGTTGTTCTGTTTGACGAGATCGAAAAAGCACACCCAGAAGTCTTTAACGTACTTTTGCAGGTGTTAGAAGATGGTCGACTAACAGATGGAAAAGGTCGTACAGTGGACTTCCGTAATACCATCATCATCATGACATCCAATGTGGGAGCTTCTACAATCAAACGTGGTGCTCGTCTAGGATTTACTGTGGGTGATACCAGTAAAGACGAGTATGAACAAATGAAAGAAAACGTGATGGGTGAACTGAAAAAAGCATTCCGTCCAGAGTTCTTGAACCGGATTGATGATGTAATTGTTTTCCATTCCTTGAAAGAAGAGCATTTGCAAGAGATCGTGACGTTGATGTCCGATGAACTTCGCAAGCGTCTTTCGGAGCAAGGGATTGAGCTTCATTTAACCGACGAAGCCAAAAAACATTTAGCGAAAGCCGGTTTTGATCCACAATTTGGTGCGCGTCCTCTACGTAGAGCGATTCAGAAGAATGTAGAAGATCGTCTTTCTGAAGAGCTTCTCCGAGGGAATATCGCACATGGTGATGCGGTAGTGATTGATAAAAAGAATGACGAACTAGTTGTGGAAAAGGTAACAGAACGAACTACTACCTAA